From Cheilinus undulatus linkage group 18, ASM1832078v1, whole genome shotgun sequence, the proteins below share one genomic window:
- the asxl2 gene encoding putative Polycomb group protein ASXL2 isoform X1 yields MRERQRKKKGRTWAEAAKTVLEKYPNTPMSHKEILQVIQRERLKEIRSGTSPLACLNAMLHTNSRGEEGIFYKVPGRMGVYTLKKDISEVKELSEDGSEESSDNLSDSHSTENSSSAITQEGRRGRWMRRVPSKLQSQPSSPQPRCSSPSVPTSKLISPSQKHSKKALKQALKQQQKRNQRRQGGMPTSSNPRLLLKTIKDMTDNITTSTDLCHPVVQRKVSQRSSRLSAGQLRRSKCTIDVETPDSILVNTNLRAIINKHTFSVLPHDCQQRLLRLLPEVDQQACMDGLLKVTSSALNNEFFTSAAQSWKERLAEGEFTPELQLRMRQEIEKEKKVELWKEAFFENYYGENSGLSLEDSKELTKADQNQESTRSHQTRTAAQAPEDSRGPKDSRQTEASVTAVKDLKPAQEPLKTQKDPVATTEPMKTRRSHQAEERRLNTAAPPGPGVGAGATVVGARATVGVTPETEKQTEPAVVSQTEQVLKTEIEEIKEPPQSPGIQSSPPKTSPDFKEDQPVSGVKPAEVVSEPSRPSEFSGLSEPSGASEPSGPSEPSGPSEPIGPSEPSGPSESSGPSEPQKRKSLSEVGGEVTPEKRPRLSSVSSMSSVSSVSPPASSISSPATPTSTTNQRVPPLKIPVSRILPVPVSPSQVSPRTPLSSPGRTGARTLADIKAKAQLARAQRAAAAAVASKGAVPGPGPGGGRSEYPSPSPSPTSPQTPTRLLTSDSSSQTTPPPSRLSDSLGQLSPHQSQSDDKHSGHPGSVSAGFHKSSNTSTQPHPSSVHVLKGQENPPPAVPLTRSSSCIPANNPLVTQLLQGKEVPLEQILPKPLSKVEVKNVPLCSKVKPEHRTEKPASYQINPIGRAGGLSEYRPHRELPDKETQEQILQALIQRKGQQSQAYGALGSQQHQYKPHQLLCADESQDQSRISLGFFGRKRIPRPAMTGHYLLNVSTYGRGPESRRLQQSAIPNMSVLAFKREGTEGEEAARDEEPARKVFSTVSGVKTEQQGFSISNFDETTSMQHCSNVKTEPGSEDSAAENNSTSGTAKDTSSHYLPQPRQADFCNSNPGNSEPYLPTVDPSHQRPSAFQTQRTLDNQEAVSASCYGGTISMSVPHSLNHNTAGSGSSTASTEADSSIMSFSVTVTTIPAGHSLDHGNQGQPSPEQAFMEGSSMDDMQSKCYCRLKAMIMCKGCGAFCHDDCIGPSKLCVSCLVVR; encoded by the exons GTTCTGGAGAAATACCCCAACACACCTATGAGCCATAAAGAGATCCTCCAGGTGATCCAAAGAGAGAGGCTTAAGGAAATCAG AAG TGGAACCTCCCCGCTGGCATGTCTGAATGCAATGCTGCACACAAACTCTCGTGGGGAGGAAGGGATCTTCTACAAAGTTCCTGGCAGGATGGGGGTCTATACATTAAAG AAGGACATCTCAGAAGTGAAGGAGCTCTCAGAGGATGGCTCCGAAGAGAGCAGCGACAATCTGTCCGACTCCCACAGcacagagaacagcagcagTGCCATCACACAGGAAGGCAGGAGAGGGAGGTGGATGAGAAGAG tTCCCTCCAAGCTGCAGTCTCAGCCGTCCTCTCCTCAGCCTCGATGCTCGTCGCCATCAGTCCCCACCAGCAAACTCATCTCTCCCTCGCAGAAGCACAGCAAGAAAGCTCTGAAACAG gctttgaagcagcaacaaaagagGAACCAGCGGAGACAGGGAGGAATGCCAACGAGCTCCAATCCCAGACTGCTCCTGAAAACCATCAAAGATATGACCGACAACATTACTACAAGTACAG ACTTATGTCATCCCGTGGTCCAGAGGAAGGTTTCTCAGAGGTCAAGCCGCCTCAGTGCAG GCCAGCTGAGACGTAGCAAGTGTACAATAGATGTGGAAACACCAGACTCCATTTTGGTGAACACCAACCTACGGGCCATCATCAACAAGCACACATTCTCAGTCCTTCCCCACGACTGCCAGCAGAGGCTGCTCAGACTGCTGCCTGAGGTCGACCAGCAG GCCTGCATGGACGGCCTCCTGAAGGTCACTAGTTCTGCCTTAAATAACGAGTTCTTCACATCAGCGGCTCAGTCCTGGAAGGAGAGGCTGGCTGAGG GAGAGTTTACTCCTGAGCTGCAGCTACGCATGCGGCAAGAGATTGAGAAGGAGAAGAAGGTGGAGCTTTGGAAGGAGGCCTTCTTTGAGAACTACTATGGGGAGAA TTCTGGTCTCAGCTTAGAAGATTCCAAAGAGCTGACTAAGGCTGATCAGAACCAGGAGTCTACCAGGTCCCATCAGACTAGAACTGCTGCTCAGGCTCCAGAGGACTCCAGGGGCCCCaaagacagcagacagacagaggctTCTGTTACGGCAGTGAAAGACCTGAAACCAGCTCAGGAGCCTCTGAAGACCCAGAAAGATCCGGTCGCCACTACCGAGCCCATGAAGACACGGCGCTCACACCAGGCTGAGGAGCGCAggttaaacacagcagcaccacCAGGGCCTGGTGTAGGGGCCGGGGCCACCGTAGTAGGGGCCAGGGCCACAGTAGGGGTCACTCCAGAAACCGAGAAACAGACTGAACCAGCTGTAGTCTCTCAAACTGAACAGGTGCTTAAAACAGAAATAGAGGAGATAAAAGAACCCCCACAGTCACCTGGGATTCAGAGCAGTCCACCAAAGACTAGTCCAGACTTTAAAGAGGATCAGCCCGTGTCTGGGGTTAAACCTGCTGAGGTGGTCTCAGAGCCCAGCAGGCCCTCAGAGTTCAGTGGTCTCTCAGAGCCCAGTGGCGCCTCAGAGCCTAGTGGCCCTTCAGAGCCCAGTGGCCCCTCAGAGCCCATTGGGCCCTCAGAGCCCAGTGGGCCCTCAGAGTCCAGCGGGCCCTCAGAGCCACAGAAAAGGAAATCTCTGAGTGAGGTTGGAGGTGAAGTGACTCCAGAGAAAAGGCCCAGACTGTCCTCAGTTTCCTCCATGTCCTCGGTGTCTTCTGTTTCACCTCCGGCCTCATCCATATCCAGCCCTGCGACACCGACTTCAACAACAAACCAGAGGGTTCCTCCTCTCAAG ATCCCGGTGTCACGAATACTCCCTGTCCCTGTGTCACCCAGCCAAGTCTCCCCCAGGACCCCCCTCAGCAGCCCAGGTCGTACAGGTGCCCGTACTTTGGCTGACATTAAAGCCAAAGCCCAGCTGGCTCGTGCACAGAGGGCGGCGGCTGCAGCGGTAGCGTCGAAGGGAGCGGTGCCTGGTCCAGGACCAGGGGGTGGTCGGAGCGAGTACCCATCGCCCAGCCCTAGCCCAACATCCCCGCAgactccaaccaggttgttaaCCTCTGACAGCAGCAGTCAGACCACTCCGCCTCCATCACGACTATCAGACTCTCTAGGTCAGCTCAGTCCTCACCAGTCTCAGTCTGACGATAAACACAGTGGTCATCCTGGATCTGTCAGTGCAGGCTTTCACAAGAGCTCAAACACATCAACACAACCCCACCCTTCCTCTGTGCATGTTCTGAAGGGGCAGGAAAACCCACCACCTGCTGTACCATTGACCAGGAGCAGCTCCTGTATCCCTGCTAACAACCCTCTGGTCACTCAGCTCCTGCAGGGCAAAGAGGTTCCACTGGAGCAGATCCTTCCTAAACCACTATCCAAGGTGGAAGTGAAGAATGTACCCCTCTGCAGTAAAGTAAAACCAGAGCATAGGACTGAAAAGCCAGCGTCCTACCAGATAAATCCAATAGGACGAGCCGGAGGTTTGTCTGAATACAGACCTCACAGAGAACTGCCTGATAAGGAGACTCAGGAGCAGATCCTGCAGGCTCTGATACAGAGGAAAGGCCAGCAGAGCCAGGCATACGGAGCTCTGGGGTCTCAGCAGCATCAGTACAAACCCCATCAGCTGCTGTGTGCAGATGAGAGTCAGGACCAGTCCAGAATTTCCTTAGGCTTCTTCGGCCGTAAGAGGATACCCAGGCCTGCAATGACAGGACACTACCTGCTCAACGTGTCCACATATGGCCGAGGACCAGAGAGCAGGAGACTGCAGCAGTCCGCCATCccaaacatgtcagtgttggCTTTTAAAAGGGAAGGCACAGAAGGAGAGGAGGCGGCTAGGGATGAAGAACCAGCCAGGAAAGTTTTCTCTACTGTTTCTGGGGTCAAAACGGAGCAGCAGGGATTTTCAATCAGCAACTTTGATGAAACGACGAGTATGCAGCATTGCTCCAACGTAAAGACTGAGCCTGGATCAGAGGACAGTGCAGCAGAAAACAACAGCACCAGCGGGACAGCCAAAGACACCAGCTCTCATTATCTGCCACAACCAAGGCAAGCCGACTTCTGCAATAGTAATCCAGGAAACTCCGAGCCATATCTTCCCACAGTGGACCCCAGTCACCAGCGGCCGTCTGCCTTTCAAACCCAGAGAACGCTCGATAATCAGGAAGCCGTATCGGCGTCATGCTACGGCGGCACTATCAGCATGTCTGTACCTCACTCTTTAAACCACAACACCGCAGGCAGCGGCTCCTCTACAGCCTCCACAGAGGCCGACAGCAGCATCATGTCCTTCTCAGTGACAGTCACCACCATCCCCGCCGGTCACTCTTTAGACCACGGAAACCAGGGCCAGCCCTCGCCCGAGCAGGCCTTCATGGAGGGCTCCAGCATGGACGACATGCAGTCTAAATGCTACTGCCGACTGAAGGCTATGATCATGTGTAAAGGCTGCGGAGCCTTCTGCCATGATGACTGCATCGGGCCCTCCAAACTCTGTGTGTCATGTTTAGTAGTACGATGA
- the asxl2 gene encoding putative Polycomb group protein ASXL2 isoform X2 has protein sequence MRERQRKKKGRTWAEAAKTVLEKYPNTPMSHKEILQVIQRERLKEISGTSPLACLNAMLHTNSRGEEGIFYKVPGRMGVYTLKKDISEVKELSEDGSEESSDNLSDSHSTENSSSAITQEGRRGRWMRRVPSKLQSQPSSPQPRCSSPSVPTSKLISPSQKHSKKALKQALKQQQKRNQRRQGGMPTSSNPRLLLKTIKDMTDNITTSTDLCHPVVQRKVSQRSSRLSAGQLRRSKCTIDVETPDSILVNTNLRAIINKHTFSVLPHDCQQRLLRLLPEVDQQACMDGLLKVTSSALNNEFFTSAAQSWKERLAEGEFTPELQLRMRQEIEKEKKVELWKEAFFENYYGENSGLSLEDSKELTKADQNQESTRSHQTRTAAQAPEDSRGPKDSRQTEASVTAVKDLKPAQEPLKTQKDPVATTEPMKTRRSHQAEERRLNTAAPPGPGVGAGATVVGARATVGVTPETEKQTEPAVVSQTEQVLKTEIEEIKEPPQSPGIQSSPPKTSPDFKEDQPVSGVKPAEVVSEPSRPSEFSGLSEPSGASEPSGPSEPSGPSEPIGPSEPSGPSESSGPSEPQKRKSLSEVGGEVTPEKRPRLSSVSSMSSVSSVSPPASSISSPATPTSTTNQRVPPLKIPVSRILPVPVSPSQVSPRTPLSSPGRTGARTLADIKAKAQLARAQRAAAAAVASKGAVPGPGPGGGRSEYPSPSPSPTSPQTPTRLLTSDSSSQTTPPPSRLSDSLGQLSPHQSQSDDKHSGHPGSVSAGFHKSSNTSTQPHPSSVHVLKGQENPPPAVPLTRSSSCIPANNPLVTQLLQGKEVPLEQILPKPLSKVEVKNVPLCSKVKPEHRTEKPASYQINPIGRAGGLSEYRPHRELPDKETQEQILQALIQRKGQQSQAYGALGSQQHQYKPHQLLCADESQDQSRISLGFFGRKRIPRPAMTGHYLLNVSTYGRGPESRRLQQSAIPNMSVLAFKREGTEGEEAARDEEPARKVFSTVSGVKTEQQGFSISNFDETTSMQHCSNVKTEPGSEDSAAENNSTSGTAKDTSSHYLPQPRQADFCNSNPGNSEPYLPTVDPSHQRPSAFQTQRTLDNQEAVSASCYGGTISMSVPHSLNHNTAGSGSSTASTEADSSIMSFSVTVTTIPAGHSLDHGNQGQPSPEQAFMEGSSMDDMQSKCYCRLKAMIMCKGCGAFCHDDCIGPSKLCVSCLVVR, from the exons GTTCTGGAGAAATACCCCAACACACCTATGAGCCATAAAGAGATCCTCCAGGTGATCCAAAGAGAGAGGCTTAAGGAAATCAG TGGAACCTCCCCGCTGGCATGTCTGAATGCAATGCTGCACACAAACTCTCGTGGGGAGGAAGGGATCTTCTACAAAGTTCCTGGCAGGATGGGGGTCTATACATTAAAG AAGGACATCTCAGAAGTGAAGGAGCTCTCAGAGGATGGCTCCGAAGAGAGCAGCGACAATCTGTCCGACTCCCACAGcacagagaacagcagcagTGCCATCACACAGGAAGGCAGGAGAGGGAGGTGGATGAGAAGAG tTCCCTCCAAGCTGCAGTCTCAGCCGTCCTCTCCTCAGCCTCGATGCTCGTCGCCATCAGTCCCCACCAGCAAACTCATCTCTCCCTCGCAGAAGCACAGCAAGAAAGCTCTGAAACAG gctttgaagcagcaacaaaagagGAACCAGCGGAGACAGGGAGGAATGCCAACGAGCTCCAATCCCAGACTGCTCCTGAAAACCATCAAAGATATGACCGACAACATTACTACAAGTACAG ACTTATGTCATCCCGTGGTCCAGAGGAAGGTTTCTCAGAGGTCAAGCCGCCTCAGTGCAG GCCAGCTGAGACGTAGCAAGTGTACAATAGATGTGGAAACACCAGACTCCATTTTGGTGAACACCAACCTACGGGCCATCATCAACAAGCACACATTCTCAGTCCTTCCCCACGACTGCCAGCAGAGGCTGCTCAGACTGCTGCCTGAGGTCGACCAGCAG GCCTGCATGGACGGCCTCCTGAAGGTCACTAGTTCTGCCTTAAATAACGAGTTCTTCACATCAGCGGCTCAGTCCTGGAAGGAGAGGCTGGCTGAGG GAGAGTTTACTCCTGAGCTGCAGCTACGCATGCGGCAAGAGATTGAGAAGGAGAAGAAGGTGGAGCTTTGGAAGGAGGCCTTCTTTGAGAACTACTATGGGGAGAA TTCTGGTCTCAGCTTAGAAGATTCCAAAGAGCTGACTAAGGCTGATCAGAACCAGGAGTCTACCAGGTCCCATCAGACTAGAACTGCTGCTCAGGCTCCAGAGGACTCCAGGGGCCCCaaagacagcagacagacagaggctTCTGTTACGGCAGTGAAAGACCTGAAACCAGCTCAGGAGCCTCTGAAGACCCAGAAAGATCCGGTCGCCACTACCGAGCCCATGAAGACACGGCGCTCACACCAGGCTGAGGAGCGCAggttaaacacagcagcaccacCAGGGCCTGGTGTAGGGGCCGGGGCCACCGTAGTAGGGGCCAGGGCCACAGTAGGGGTCACTCCAGAAACCGAGAAACAGACTGAACCAGCTGTAGTCTCTCAAACTGAACAGGTGCTTAAAACAGAAATAGAGGAGATAAAAGAACCCCCACAGTCACCTGGGATTCAGAGCAGTCCACCAAAGACTAGTCCAGACTTTAAAGAGGATCAGCCCGTGTCTGGGGTTAAACCTGCTGAGGTGGTCTCAGAGCCCAGCAGGCCCTCAGAGTTCAGTGGTCTCTCAGAGCCCAGTGGCGCCTCAGAGCCTAGTGGCCCTTCAGAGCCCAGTGGCCCCTCAGAGCCCATTGGGCCCTCAGAGCCCAGTGGGCCCTCAGAGTCCAGCGGGCCCTCAGAGCCACAGAAAAGGAAATCTCTGAGTGAGGTTGGAGGTGAAGTGACTCCAGAGAAAAGGCCCAGACTGTCCTCAGTTTCCTCCATGTCCTCGGTGTCTTCTGTTTCACCTCCGGCCTCATCCATATCCAGCCCTGCGACACCGACTTCAACAACAAACCAGAGGGTTCCTCCTCTCAAG ATCCCGGTGTCACGAATACTCCCTGTCCCTGTGTCACCCAGCCAAGTCTCCCCCAGGACCCCCCTCAGCAGCCCAGGTCGTACAGGTGCCCGTACTTTGGCTGACATTAAAGCCAAAGCCCAGCTGGCTCGTGCACAGAGGGCGGCGGCTGCAGCGGTAGCGTCGAAGGGAGCGGTGCCTGGTCCAGGACCAGGGGGTGGTCGGAGCGAGTACCCATCGCCCAGCCCTAGCCCAACATCCCCGCAgactccaaccaggttgttaaCCTCTGACAGCAGCAGTCAGACCACTCCGCCTCCATCACGACTATCAGACTCTCTAGGTCAGCTCAGTCCTCACCAGTCTCAGTCTGACGATAAACACAGTGGTCATCCTGGATCTGTCAGTGCAGGCTTTCACAAGAGCTCAAACACATCAACACAACCCCACCCTTCCTCTGTGCATGTTCTGAAGGGGCAGGAAAACCCACCACCTGCTGTACCATTGACCAGGAGCAGCTCCTGTATCCCTGCTAACAACCCTCTGGTCACTCAGCTCCTGCAGGGCAAAGAGGTTCCACTGGAGCAGATCCTTCCTAAACCACTATCCAAGGTGGAAGTGAAGAATGTACCCCTCTGCAGTAAAGTAAAACCAGAGCATAGGACTGAAAAGCCAGCGTCCTACCAGATAAATCCAATAGGACGAGCCGGAGGTTTGTCTGAATACAGACCTCACAGAGAACTGCCTGATAAGGAGACTCAGGAGCAGATCCTGCAGGCTCTGATACAGAGGAAAGGCCAGCAGAGCCAGGCATACGGAGCTCTGGGGTCTCAGCAGCATCAGTACAAACCCCATCAGCTGCTGTGTGCAGATGAGAGTCAGGACCAGTCCAGAATTTCCTTAGGCTTCTTCGGCCGTAAGAGGATACCCAGGCCTGCAATGACAGGACACTACCTGCTCAACGTGTCCACATATGGCCGAGGACCAGAGAGCAGGAGACTGCAGCAGTCCGCCATCccaaacatgtcagtgttggCTTTTAAAAGGGAAGGCACAGAAGGAGAGGAGGCGGCTAGGGATGAAGAACCAGCCAGGAAAGTTTTCTCTACTGTTTCTGGGGTCAAAACGGAGCAGCAGGGATTTTCAATCAGCAACTTTGATGAAACGACGAGTATGCAGCATTGCTCCAACGTAAAGACTGAGCCTGGATCAGAGGACAGTGCAGCAGAAAACAACAGCACCAGCGGGACAGCCAAAGACACCAGCTCTCATTATCTGCCACAACCAAGGCAAGCCGACTTCTGCAATAGTAATCCAGGAAACTCCGAGCCATATCTTCCCACAGTGGACCCCAGTCACCAGCGGCCGTCTGCCTTTCAAACCCAGAGAACGCTCGATAATCAGGAAGCCGTATCGGCGTCATGCTACGGCGGCACTATCAGCATGTCTGTACCTCACTCTTTAAACCACAACACCGCAGGCAGCGGCTCCTCTACAGCCTCCACAGAGGCCGACAGCAGCATCATGTCCTTCTCAGTGACAGTCACCACCATCCCCGCCGGTCACTCTTTAGACCACGGAAACCAGGGCCAGCCCTCGCCCGAGCAGGCCTTCATGGAGGGCTCCAGCATGGACGACATGCAGTCTAAATGCTACTGCCGACTGAAGGCTATGATCATGTGTAAAGGCTGCGGAGCCTTCTGCCATGATGACTGCATCGGGCCCTCCAAACTCTGTGTGTCATGTTTAGTAGTACGATGA
- the asxl2 gene encoding putative Polycomb group protein ASXL2 isoform X3, producing MIATVPSKLQSQPSSPQPRCSSPSVPTSKLISPSQKHSKKALKQALKQQQKRNQRRQGGMPTSSNPRLLLKTIKDMTDNITTSTDLCHPVVQRKVSQRSSRLSAGQLRRSKCTIDVETPDSILVNTNLRAIINKHTFSVLPHDCQQRLLRLLPEVDQQACMDGLLKVTSSALNNEFFTSAAQSWKERLAEGEFTPELQLRMRQEIEKEKKVELWKEAFFENYYGENSGLSLEDSKELTKADQNQESTRSHQTRTAAQAPEDSRGPKDSRQTEASVTAVKDLKPAQEPLKTQKDPVATTEPMKTRRSHQAEERRLNTAAPPGPGVGAGATVVGARATVGVTPETEKQTEPAVVSQTEQVLKTEIEEIKEPPQSPGIQSSPPKTSPDFKEDQPVSGVKPAEVVSEPSRPSEFSGLSEPSGASEPSGPSEPSGPSEPIGPSEPSGPSESSGPSEPQKRKSLSEVGGEVTPEKRPRLSSVSSMSSVSSVSPPASSISSPATPTSTTNQRVPPLKIPVSRILPVPVSPSQVSPRTPLSSPGRTGARTLADIKAKAQLARAQRAAAAAVASKGAVPGPGPGGGRSEYPSPSPSPTSPQTPTRLLTSDSSSQTTPPPSRLSDSLGQLSPHQSQSDDKHSGHPGSVSAGFHKSSNTSTQPHPSSVHVLKGQENPPPAVPLTRSSSCIPANNPLVTQLLQGKEVPLEQILPKPLSKVEVKNVPLCSKVKPEHRTEKPASYQINPIGRAGGLSEYRPHRELPDKETQEQILQALIQRKGQQSQAYGALGSQQHQYKPHQLLCADESQDQSRISLGFFGRKRIPRPAMTGHYLLNVSTYGRGPESRRLQQSAIPNMSVLAFKREGTEGEEAARDEEPARKVFSTVSGVKTEQQGFSISNFDETTSMQHCSNVKTEPGSEDSAAENNSTSGTAKDTSSHYLPQPRQADFCNSNPGNSEPYLPTVDPSHQRPSAFQTQRTLDNQEAVSASCYGGTISMSVPHSLNHNTAGSGSSTASTEADSSIMSFSVTVTTIPAGHSLDHGNQGQPSPEQAFMEGSSMDDMQSKCYCRLKAMIMCKGCGAFCHDDCIGPSKLCVSCLVVR from the exons ATGATAGCTACAG tTCCCTCCAAGCTGCAGTCTCAGCCGTCCTCTCCTCAGCCTCGATGCTCGTCGCCATCAGTCCCCACCAGCAAACTCATCTCTCCCTCGCAGAAGCACAGCAAGAAAGCTCTGAAACAG gctttgaagcagcaacaaaagagGAACCAGCGGAGACAGGGAGGAATGCCAACGAGCTCCAATCCCAGACTGCTCCTGAAAACCATCAAAGATATGACCGACAACATTACTACAAGTACAG ACTTATGTCATCCCGTGGTCCAGAGGAAGGTTTCTCAGAGGTCAAGCCGCCTCAGTGCAG GCCAGCTGAGACGTAGCAAGTGTACAATAGATGTGGAAACACCAGACTCCATTTTGGTGAACACCAACCTACGGGCCATCATCAACAAGCACACATTCTCAGTCCTTCCCCACGACTGCCAGCAGAGGCTGCTCAGACTGCTGCCTGAGGTCGACCAGCAG GCCTGCATGGACGGCCTCCTGAAGGTCACTAGTTCTGCCTTAAATAACGAGTTCTTCACATCAGCGGCTCAGTCCTGGAAGGAGAGGCTGGCTGAGG GAGAGTTTACTCCTGAGCTGCAGCTACGCATGCGGCAAGAGATTGAGAAGGAGAAGAAGGTGGAGCTTTGGAAGGAGGCCTTCTTTGAGAACTACTATGGGGAGAA TTCTGGTCTCAGCTTAGAAGATTCCAAAGAGCTGACTAAGGCTGATCAGAACCAGGAGTCTACCAGGTCCCATCAGACTAGAACTGCTGCTCAGGCTCCAGAGGACTCCAGGGGCCCCaaagacagcagacagacagaggctTCTGTTACGGCAGTGAAAGACCTGAAACCAGCTCAGGAGCCTCTGAAGACCCAGAAAGATCCGGTCGCCACTACCGAGCCCATGAAGACACGGCGCTCACACCAGGCTGAGGAGCGCAggttaaacacagcagcaccacCAGGGCCTGGTGTAGGGGCCGGGGCCACCGTAGTAGGGGCCAGGGCCACAGTAGGGGTCACTCCAGAAACCGAGAAACAGACTGAACCAGCTGTAGTCTCTCAAACTGAACAGGTGCTTAAAACAGAAATAGAGGAGATAAAAGAACCCCCACAGTCACCTGGGATTCAGAGCAGTCCACCAAAGACTAGTCCAGACTTTAAAGAGGATCAGCCCGTGTCTGGGGTTAAACCTGCTGAGGTGGTCTCAGAGCCCAGCAGGCCCTCAGAGTTCAGTGGTCTCTCAGAGCCCAGTGGCGCCTCAGAGCCTAGTGGCCCTTCAGAGCCCAGTGGCCCCTCAGAGCCCATTGGGCCCTCAGAGCCCAGTGGGCCCTCAGAGTCCAGCGGGCCCTCAGAGCCACAGAAAAGGAAATCTCTGAGTGAGGTTGGAGGTGAAGTGACTCCAGAGAAAAGGCCCAGACTGTCCTCAGTTTCCTCCATGTCCTCGGTGTCTTCTGTTTCACCTCCGGCCTCATCCATATCCAGCCCTGCGACACCGACTTCAACAACAAACCAGAGGGTTCCTCCTCTCAAG ATCCCGGTGTCACGAATACTCCCTGTCCCTGTGTCACCCAGCCAAGTCTCCCCCAGGACCCCCCTCAGCAGCCCAGGTCGTACAGGTGCCCGTACTTTGGCTGACATTAAAGCCAAAGCCCAGCTGGCTCGTGCACAGAGGGCGGCGGCTGCAGCGGTAGCGTCGAAGGGAGCGGTGCCTGGTCCAGGACCAGGGGGTGGTCGGAGCGAGTACCCATCGCCCAGCCCTAGCCCAACATCCCCGCAgactccaaccaggttgttaaCCTCTGACAGCAGCAGTCAGACCACTCCGCCTCCATCACGACTATCAGACTCTCTAGGTCAGCTCAGTCCTCACCAGTCTCAGTCTGACGATAAACACAGTGGTCATCCTGGATCTGTCAGTGCAGGCTTTCACAAGAGCTCAAACACATCAACACAACCCCACCCTTCCTCTGTGCATGTTCTGAAGGGGCAGGAAAACCCACCACCTGCTGTACCATTGACCAGGAGCAGCTCCTGTATCCCTGCTAACAACCCTCTGGTCACTCAGCTCCTGCAGGGCAAAGAGGTTCCACTGGAGCAGATCCTTCCTAAACCACTATCCAAGGTGGAAGTGAAGAATGTACCCCTCTGCAGTAAAGTAAAACCAGAGCATAGGACTGAAAAGCCAGCGTCCTACCAGATAAATCCAATAGGACGAGCCGGAGGTTTGTCTGAATACAGACCTCACAGAGAACTGCCTGATAAGGAGACTCAGGAGCAGATCCTGCAGGCTCTGATACAGAGGAAAGGCCAGCAGAGCCAGGCATACGGAGCTCTGGGGTCTCAGCAGCATCAGTACAAACCCCATCAGCTGCTGTGTGCAGATGAGAGTCAGGACCAGTCCAGAATTTCCTTAGGCTTCTTCGGCCGTAAGAGGATACCCAGGCCTGCAATGACAGGACACTACCTGCTCAACGTGTCCACATATGGCCGAGGACCAGAGAGCAGGAGACTGCAGCAGTCCGCCATCccaaacatgtcagtgttggCTTTTAAAAGGGAAGGCACAGAAGGAGAGGAGGCGGCTAGGGATGAAGAACCAGCCAGGAAAGTTTTCTCTACTGTTTCTGGGGTCAAAACGGAGCAGCAGGGATTTTCAATCAGCAACTTTGATGAAACGACGAGTATGCAGCATTGCTCCAACGTAAAGACTGAGCCTGGATCAGAGGACAGTGCAGCAGAAAACAACAGCACCAGCGGGACAGCCAAAGACACCAGCTCTCATTATCTGCCACAACCAAGGCAAGCCGACTTCTGCAATAGTAATCCAGGAAACTCCGAGCCATATCTTCCCACAGTGGACCCCAGTCACCAGCGGCCGTCTGCCTTTCAAACCCAGAGAACGCTCGATAATCAGGAAGCCGTATCGGCGTCATGCTACGGCGGCACTATCAGCATGTCTGTACCTCACTCTTTAAACCACAACACCGCAGGCAGCGGCTCCTCTACAGCCTCCACAGAGGCCGACAGCAGCATCATGTCCTTCTCAGTGACAGTCACCACCATCCCCGCCGGTCACTCTTTAGACCACGGAAACCAGGGCCAGCCCTCGCCCGAGCAGGCCTTCATGGAGGGCTCCAGCATGGACGACATGCAGTCTAAATGCTACTGCCGACTGAAGGCTATGATCATGTGTAAAGGCTGCGGAGCCTTCTGCCATGATGACTGCATCGGGCCCTCCAAACTCTGTGTGTCATGTTTAGTAGTACGATGA